The following is a genomic window from Amaranthus tricolor cultivar Red isolate AtriRed21 chromosome 10, ASM2621246v1, whole genome shotgun sequence.
CATATACTTGCATATTACTCTATATTTTGAGTATTGACTTCGACAAGCTACTCTGTCATTTTGAACTAGTAGaagaaaaaataagtatttttcaaacaaagaataaatattttggtagtcaatgaaaattgaacaaattatggggataaaattaaaaaagagttaaaacatatgaatgagattaaaagaaaatgatatattattatattttcaaaataataatgtaaaattagtgagatagaCCAACTTattaaataatgctaaataaGTGGGATTGATGatgtattcaaaataaaatgtgAATGGACCCATCCCTTTCAAATAACCTGGGTACAAAAAACAAGCACCTCTGTATAACACTGACGAATAACTAGACATTTACCGTCTTCTTAGTTGAAAGCATAATGTAAAAACAAGTTGTATCACCGTATCACGATCgtattgtaaagatttttgaatttattgtGACTGATGTATGGGCAGTATTGACTGCAAAATCATTTGTACAGGCCGTGATATTCGCTTTGTGACCATTACCGCGACTATGACTGAAACTGTATTTTTACACTATtgttaaaagttttaaataGCGGAAATGATAATGAAAGTTACCATAAGGAATTTTTATAGGAAAATctatttaaaaatttgatacTTCTATAtagttttacttattttattttaattttctacttttctctacaaaattcatttcaatatgCATTTTATTATTTGGAGGGATAATATTATATGATGAAAACTTGTACTATCTAAAAATGAATCATACCCCAACAGTGATTGAACCGGTCTGCCTGAACTCCCAATCAAGAATATAGTCATAATTTCCAACAGTAGCTATCATCCTTACAACAAGTGTAATTTCCGGCTCTCCATTTCTTATCTgcaaaacacaataattaatataataaaccccttaaatcttaataaattttaattttaattttgcatATAGTAAAAGAATAAAACATGGAGTATAATTCTCGTGTACATAAAAATACTATTAGGAAAAAGTGACATTAAAACTGTAAACAATAGTtagatttattaattattagcgaatataaaataattaaaatatatggtGATTGGTGAATGTGTAATGTCAACTCAGTGGGCAAGCACGATGCTCGGACAAGCAATAACCCTATAGCGTTTCGACTTGCCTGCGTAAGCTTGGCCAAGGGCATTCGTATTTCTTGTTCGGATAAATTTTTTTCTGCACATAAATTCTGCCAATAGATTTCATTGCTCGGGCAAGCAAGGGCACCCATATGCTCAAGCCACTATATGTGCCTTTTTCAGGTAACTACCTCTTGTGCTAACGTGAACACGAACTTTTAGAACCATCAACTTCGATTGAATTCGAAAGCTCAAATTACAGACACTTTATGTGCTTTGACAAGCACATTCTCTACATGATGACAAAATATGTCACTTCCCTTCCGATAAGATCCTGATTTTAGCTCTCACCCTCTCTTCCCTTAACCTACctcattatccaaaaaaatatttatatcaaaatattgcaagcttcaaaaaaGATCCAATAAGCATAAACATGTTAGAGTCTATAACGTATCCAAAGgcctcaactatcagcttaagcaTTTAGTTGACTTGGTTCCTTGACTTGATAatagaagccaacgtgacaagagatcACTAATTtcaatctcaaccacccctcatttaaagtggaatattcagtgtTTATGCGTATCTATACTTCTATCCCAATAAGCTCTCATGTGCGGGGGCATGTTAAAGTATACAATACATCCTaaagcctcaaccatcagcttaagcttttagttgagttgattcctgCAAAATATactcacaaaaataaaaaaaaataaattaaaaaaaacataccacTTTTCCAGGAACCCCAATTTCAGTATGTCTCCAAGCAACATCAGCAGAAAAACGTTCAAAAATACAAATAGCCCTAGGAACCAAATTAGGCATCCCAAAAGCATCGATCAAATACCCATCAATATACTTGGCATTTCCTGGACAATCAACAAGTGGTTGAAGACTATCTGCTGATTTTCCAAACCCAAATTCACCCACATCCATAAATGTCCTATAATACCAATCTTCTGTGGGGTCCATATATGGTACAAATGTTTCTGAAGCATGCCCTCTATATAAAACTctcctatattttttttcttttttatcaaatattgaAGCTGTGGAAATAATTAATCCTGCTCTTGAATTAAATCCCACATGAAATTTCCAATTTCcccatttaattatattatttttgataattaatttattatttgttgTGTTAGGAAAAATTGGACTAGGTTTTATTGATCTTGAATGAAAATCCGTCCCTTCTGATTTTGGTAAGGGTGCTTTAAAACGGTCTATATATTTAGAAACTTTCATTGATTCAAGATCAAATAATATGGTTATTCCATTAATTGGTCTAGCATATATATTACTTGTTCCATTTCTATAAAAACATGTTATTTTTACTCCCCTTTTAGATGTACTTTCACCATACCAACCTTTTGTAAGAGGCaagcatgaaacttgggatataTTTAGATTTCTTTTTGTGAGTGAGTTTAGGAATGGAGGGTATTTTTGGGTAAGTAAGACGGCTTGGAGTAGCTCCTCGAACGTTAAGGAAGGATAACCATGACCATTATAAATATGGTCTGATATTACCAATTGTTTTGACAGATCTACGATGAGTTCATGGATTTTTCCCTGACTTATGACTATTGCCTTGGCTCGACGGGTCAAGGGTTTTGTGTTTTTAGGAGATAATAGATATGATAATACATCATTTTTATTTGGCTCATCAAGGTCTACGAAGTGGTATGTTAGATTTGAAAGTGTTTTAAGATGGGACTTTTGTATGATTTTTCTCATTTCATTGATTTCTAATGGATTTAATGGGTCTAAAGGGTGTTGTAAAGTTTGGATTAGAGAACATTTTAGTGTAACAAAGAATAACAATAAGGTTATTGATATTTTCATGGAggataataaatattattcaaatttttGGTTTTGATGTTGAGAAAAGGGTGTTATGAAAGGTTTATATAAGGTATATGTTTTAGGGTAGATAGTATAAGTAATTGAATAGAAAATATATTGCCACATTTGGAATCATTTGTTGGCTTTAGCTCATTTTTGTTGTCTTGCTTTGAGATCAAGTGTGATTTGGAGTAATTCATTAAGCATTTAATAATGTCAACTAAGTCACTTATACTTAAGTTTTTAGCAATCAACCCCCGTATTCTAGACAAAGCAAAATAGTCCTTGGTCACATTACAATCCCATTCAATTTCTAATAATCAAAGAATATATTAATTTACGATTTTAGGTGCATTTAAGGTATCTAAA
Proteins encoded in this region:
- the LOC130825294 gene encoding primary amine oxidase 1, which encodes MKISITLLLFFVTLKCSLIQTLQHPLDPLNPLEINEMRKIIQKSHLKTLSNLTYHFVDLDEPNKNDVLSYLLSPKNTKPLTRRAKAIVISQGKIHELIVDLSKQLVISDHIYNGHGYPSLTFEELLQAVLLTQKYPPFLNSLTKRNLNISQVSCLPLTKGWYGESTSKRGVKITCFYRNGTSNIYARPINGITILFDLESMKVSKYIDRFKAPLPKSEGTDFHSRSIKPSPIFPNTTNNKLIIKNNIIKWGNWKFHVGFNSRAGLIISTASIFDKKEKKYRRVLYRGHASETFVPYMDPTEDWYYRTFMDVGEFGFGKSADSLQPLVDCPGNAKYIDGYLIDAFGMPNLVPRAICIFERFSADVAWRHTEIGVPGKVIRNGEPEITLVVRMIATVGNYDYILDWEFRQTGSITVGVGLTGVLEMKATSYTTTDKIIEDNVYGTLVSPNTIAVNHDHFLTYYLDLDIDGDRNSFIKSTLQTEKVNGCDHSPRKSYWKVKNQVLKREADARIRLGSKPAELMFVNPNKKTDVGNLVGYRLITGQPAYSLLLDDDYPEKRTSYLKYEIWATSYDKYERWAGGFYADQSHGDDGLAVWTQRNRRIENEDIVLWYTMGFHHVPCQEDFPIMATLRSSFELRPTNFFDRNPLTP